Proteins encoded in a region of the Rhizobium sp. CC-YZS058 genome:
- a CDS encoding FtsX-like permease family protein, whose translation MSWAAALGALLSHWRRRPMQLLMLLVGLSLATALWSGVQAINAEARASYDRAARLIGQDQLTQLVHADGRPIAQATYVSLRRAGWLVSPVLEGELKIGSTRLRLIGIDPATLPGEAGALSGEALGDFLPFITPPGLIFVAPETAASLGLTSPVPLKAEASMVPGTGTADIGIAQTLLNRPGEISRLLLAPEQPAARRPLAEIAPDLTLKSPEAGGDISRLTDSFHLNLTAFGFLAFAVGLFIVYSAIGLAFEQRRATFRTLRSLGLSARALTVLLVAELLAFATLAGLAGVALGYLVGSLLLPGVAATLQGLYGASVPGTLTLRPEWWLSGLLIAVLGALAAAAQSLWRVAHMPLLAPAQPRAWARASERALRIQALASLLLFVASVALAVWGSGLVAGFAVLGALLLGAALLLPVVLTLLLSGMERLSRRALAQWFWADTRQQLPGLSLALMALLLALSANIGVGTMVSSFRLTFTGWLDQRLASELYVTARSEAEAAALRAFLPGKVQAILPIWSVEGTVGGQPAEIYGAADHATYRDNWPLLDRAPDAWDQVARGTGALVNEQMSRRDGIAVGDPLVLPGGWSTRVVGIYSDYGNPVGQVIVNVEALAAHYPEVERLRYGLRLPPADVPALKRALGDRFGLPETAMIDQGALKRRSLEIFEQTFSVTAALNVLTLGVAGLAMFASLMTLSTMRLPQLAPVWAMGLTRRQLVWLELVRTLLLALLTLIAALPVGLGLAWVLLAIVNVEAFGWRLPIHIFPSDWLRLGALALLASLISALIPLRRLAVLSPADLLKVFANER comes from the coding sequence ATGAGCTGGGCTGCCGCGCTCGGCGCGCTGCTTTCCCATTGGCGGCGGCGGCCGATGCAGCTCCTCATGTTGCTCGTCGGCCTCTCGCTCGCCACGGCGCTCTGGTCCGGCGTGCAGGCCATCAATGCCGAAGCCCGGGCGAGCTATGATCGTGCGGCGCGGCTGATCGGCCAGGACCAGCTGACCCAGCTCGTCCATGCCGATGGCCGTCCGATTGCGCAGGCGACCTATGTTTCGCTGCGGCGCGCCGGCTGGCTGGTCTCGCCCGTCCTCGAAGGAGAGCTCAAGATCGGCAGCACGCGGTTGCGGCTGATCGGCATCGACCCGGCAACGCTGCCCGGCGAAGCCGGCGCGCTGTCCGGCGAAGCGCTCGGCGATTTTCTGCCCTTCATTACCCCGCCCGGCCTGATCTTCGTCGCACCGGAGACGGCAGCGTCTCTTGGCCTCACGTCGCCTGTGCCGCTCAAGGCCGAGGCCAGCATGGTGCCCGGCACCGGCACCGCCGATATCGGGATCGCCCAGACGCTGCTGAACCGACCCGGAGAAATCAGCCGGCTCCTGCTTGCGCCGGAACAGCCGGCAGCGCGCCGGCCGCTTGCGGAAATCGCCCCGGACCTGACCTTGAAGTCGCCGGAGGCCGGCGGCGACATCTCGCGCCTGACCGACAGCTTCCACCTTAACCTGACCGCCTTCGGCTTCCTCGCCTTCGCCGTCGGCCTGTTCATCGTCTATTCCGCCATCGGCCTTGCCTTCGAGCAGCGACGGGCGACCTTCCGCACGCTGCGCTCGCTCGGCCTCTCCGCCCGCGCGCTGACCGTGCTGCTGGTCGCGGAGCTGCTCGCCTTCGCGACGCTTGCCGGCCTTGCCGGCGTCGCGCTCGGCTATCTCGTCGGTTCCCTCCTGCTGCCGGGCGTGGCGGCGACCCTGCAGGGGCTCTATGGCGCCTCGGTGCCCGGCACGCTGACGCTGAGGCCGGAGTGGTGGCTCTCCGGCCTGTTGATCGCGGTTCTGGGCGCGCTCGCCGCGGCGGCGCAGAGCCTCTGGCGCGTCGCGCATATGCCGCTTCTGGCGCCTGCCCAACCGCGGGCCTGGGCGCGGGCGTCCGAACGGGCGCTTCGCATCCAGGCGCTGGCGAGCCTGCTCCTATTTGTGGCGTCGGTCGCGCTCGCGGTCTGGGGCTCCGGGCTGGTTGCGGGCTTTGCCGTGCTCGGCGCGCTGCTGCTCGGCGCCGCCCTCCTGCTTCCGGTCGTCCTCACTCTCCTCCTTTCCGGCATGGAACGGCTCTCGCGCCGGGCGCTTGCGCAGTGGTTCTGGGCCGATACGCGCCAGCAACTGCCCGGCCTGTCGCTGGCGCTGATGGCGCTGCTGCTCGCGCTCTCGGCCAATATCGGCGTCGGCACCATGGTCTCGAGTTTCCGCCTCACCTTCACCGGCTGGCTCGATCAGCGGCTCGCTTCGGAACTCTATGTGACCGCGCGCAGCGAGGCGGAGGCGGCAGCCCTGCGCGCCTTCCTGCCGGGCAAGGTGCAGGCGATCCTGCCGATCTGGAGCGTCGAGGGGACGGTGGGCGGCCAGCCGGCCGAGATCTACGGTGCCGCCGACCATGCCACCTATCGCGACAACTGGCCGCTCCTCGACCGCGCCCCGGACGCCTGGGACCAGGTGGCGCGCGGCACCGGAGCCCTGGTGAACGAGCAGATGAGCCGGCGGGACGGGATCGCCGTCGGCGACCCGCTGGTGCTGCCCGGCGGCTGGAGCACGCGCGTCGTCGGCATCTATTCCGATTACGGCAATCCGGTCGGCCAGGTGATCGTCAATGTCGAGGCGCTGGCCGCCCATTATCCGGAGGTCGAGCGGCTGCGCTACGGGTTGCGCCTGCCACCCGCCGACGTGCCGGCGCTCAAACGCGCGCTTGGCGATCGCTTCGGCCTGCCCGAGACGGCGATGATCGACCAGGGCGCGCTCAAGCGGCGCTCGCTGGAAATCTTCGAGCAGACCTTCTCCGTCACCGCGGCGCTGAACGTGCTGACGCTGGGTGTTGCGGGGCTTGCCATGTTCGCGAGCCTGATGACGCTGTCCACCATGCGCCTGCCGCAGCTTGCCCCCGTCTGGGCCATGGGGCTTACGCGCCGGCAGCTGGTCTGGCTGGAACTGGTGCGCACGCTGCTGCTGGCGCTGCTGACGCTGATCGCCGCCCTGCCCGTCGGCCTGGGGCTTGCCTGGGTGCTGCTGGCCATCGTCAATGTCGAGGCCTTCGGGTGGCGGCTGCCGATCCACATCTTCCCGTCCGACTGGCTGCGGCTCGGCGCGCTGGCGCTCTTGGCCAGCCTGATCTCAGCCCTCATCCCGCTGCGCCGGCTGGCGGTACTCTCGCCGGCCGATCTGCTGAAGGTCTTCGCCAATGAACGCTAG
- a CDS encoding ABC transporter ATP-binding protein yields the protein MVIAMTDVSKTYRTAEGPLTVLDGIDLSLSAGESLALTGESGSGKSTLLHLAAGLDEPDRGQILIDGADMAALGDAGRAALRRSTVGLIFQQFNLIPSLTVGANLAFHARLAGRHDPAWNAKLAERLGLASLLLRYPEQLSGGQQQRVAIGRTLAARPKLVLADEPTGNLDEATSEQVLALMLSLVAETGAALLMVTHSQRLADRLDRRVHLTAGRIA from the coding sequence ATGGTCATCGCAATGACGGACGTGTCGAAGACCTATCGGACGGCGGAGGGGCCGCTGACCGTGCTGGACGGGATCGACCTTTCTTTGTCCGCCGGCGAAAGCCTGGCGCTGACCGGCGAATCCGGCAGCGGCAAGAGCACGCTCCTGCATCTGGCCGCCGGCCTCGACGAGCCCGACCGCGGGCAGATCCTCATCGATGGCGCTGACATGGCGGCGCTCGGCGATGCCGGCCGCGCAGCGCTCCGACGCAGCACGGTCGGGCTGATCTTCCAGCAGTTCAACCTCATCCCCTCGCTCACCGTCGGTGCCAATCTTGCCTTCCACGCCCGGCTTGCCGGCCGGCACGACCCCGCCTGGAACGCCAAGCTCGCCGAGCGGCTGGGTCTCGCCTCGCTCCTCTTGCGCTATCCGGAACAGCTCTCCGGCGGGCAGCAGCAGCGCGTGGCGATCGGCCGAACGCTGGCCGCCAGGCCGAAGCTGGTGCTGGCCGACGAACCGACCGGCAATCTCGACGAGGCGACGAGCGAGCAGGTGCTGGCCCTCATGCTGTCGCTCGTCGCCGAAACGGGCGCCGCGCTGCTCATGGTCACGCACTCGCAGCGGCTGGCCGACCGTCTGGATCGTCGCGTCCATCTGACCGCCGGGCGCATCGCATGA
- a CDS encoding zinc-dependent alcohol dehydrogenase, with protein sequence MRALVWHGKEDIRCDRVSDPEIEDPRDAIIKVTSCAICGSDLHLFHNFIPAMMPGDIMGHEMMGEVVETGSDMRGKLKKGDRIVVPFTINCGECEQCKRGNYSVCERSNRNKAIADKAFGHTTAGLFGYTHLTGGYPGGQAEYMRVPFADETHIKVPDSLTDEQVLFLGDIFPTGWQAAVHCDIEPTDTVAVWGCGPVGQMAIRSAILLGAKQVVAIDCISERLSMASAAGAITIDFSEESVVERLNELTSGKGPEKCIDSVGLEAHVSIGQPDTLLDRAKQMMMLENDRPHVLREMIYVCRPGGILSIPGVYSGLVDKIPMGQAMNKGLTFRMGQTHVRRWTDDLLRRIEEGQIDPSFVITHTATLEEGPEMYKVFRDKQDSCIKVVLKP encoded by the coding sequence ATGCGGGCATTGGTTTGGCACGGCAAGGAAGACATCCGGTGCGATAGGGTCAGCGATCCCGAGATCGAGGATCCGCGCGATGCGATCATCAAGGTGACCAGCTGCGCCATCTGCGGCTCGGACCTGCACCTCTTCCACAACTTCATCCCTGCCATGATGCCGGGCGACATCATGGGCCATGAGATGATGGGCGAGGTGGTGGAAACCGGGTCCGACATGCGCGGCAAGCTCAAGAAGGGCGATCGCATCGTCGTGCCCTTCACCATCAATTGCGGCGAATGCGAGCAGTGCAAGCGCGGCAATTATTCGGTCTGCGAGCGGAGCAACCGCAACAAGGCGATCGCCGACAAGGCCTTCGGCCACACGACGGCCGGGCTCTTCGGCTATACGCATCTGACCGGCGGCTATCCGGGCGGGCAGGCGGAATATATGCGCGTGCCCTTTGCCGACGAGACCCACATCAAGGTGCCCGACAGCCTGACGGACGAGCAGGTGCTGTTCCTGGGCGATATCTTCCCGACCGGCTGGCAGGCCGCCGTCCATTGCGACATCGAGCCGACCGATACGGTGGCGGTCTGGGGTTGCGGCCCGGTTGGCCAGATGGCGATCCGCAGCGCGATCCTGCTCGGCGCCAAGCAGGTGGTCGCGATCGACTGCATCTCCGAACGGCTCTCGATGGCCAGCGCCGCCGGCGCGATCACCATCGACTTTTCCGAAGAGAGCGTCGTCGAGCGGCTGAACGAGCTGACCTCCGGCAAGGGACCGGAAAAGTGCATCGACAGTGTCGGCCTTGAAGCCCACGTCTCGATAGGTCAGCCGGACACGCTGCTCGATCGCGCCAAGCAGATGATGATGCTGGAGAATGACCGGCCGCATGTGCTGCGCGAGATGATCTATGTCTGCCGTCCCGGCGGCATCCTGTCGATCCCCGGCGTCTATTCCGGCCTCGTCGACAAGATCCCGATGGGCCAAGCCATGAACAAGGGTCTCACCTTCCGCATGGGCCAGACCCATGTGCGCCGCTGGACCGACGATCTCCTGCGCCGCATCGAGGAAGGCCAGATCGACCCGTCCTTCGTCATCACCCATACGGCGACGCTGGAGGAGGGGCCCGAGATGTACAAGGTGTTCCGCGACAAGCAGGACAGCTGCATCAAGGTCGTCCTCAAACCCTGA
- a CDS encoding maltotransferase domain-containing protein, whose amino-acid sequence MNAHARPETTARLTQPPRIYYIHPLLVGGLDQWRGLFDHARSLGFDTVLTAPLYPRGEGASVFVSRSQDRLDPAYGLGDDLERGMLNLADAARAAGVRLMMDFVVDRIAEETGGARQALDPRIPPLLSGSRPLAPIGEGEGVTHLAERLTRLASLGLSGVRCLGLEQADPDAWRALVARVRSSAPDFSLLAWTPGTAFATRVALAGAGFDGCFSSFAWWDLQERWFLEEAAVQNAFPLQIAAPEAPFAKRVAHGTESAEVLERRARRMLRLSALLGGGLMVPMGFEFGLAAPLDPLFGQAEGLRGLKDRGAFDLSAEIRSVNQMLSATRPLRRPPPQLLTASQSSVSALLIGDKPDLRLAEQVQIVLYNRDLRNSARVPFNALREAAAAFLPLVSADDPSLTLDADLRLPPGAVRVSEGRASRAIRLEGFAVDATQAAASPRLAIEAVTPSVDDGRFPVKRVVGETVRVEADIFGDGHDPLAAALFWRAADEAEWSEVAMQLVVNDRWRAEFTPRRMGRHEFVVEAWRNPFAIFRYELGKKHEARLDLTLENQEGINLVSRAAAEGPAETKAALLALVAKLEAADASARTSLLLSADVSALMARADRRPHRVRSAVIPLDAERKAAAFASWFQVFPRSQSGDANRHGTFDDVISRLPAIREMGFDVLYFPPIHPIGTTNRKGRNNTLTPGPNDPGSPYAIGSDAGGHKAIHPELGDFDDFRRLVTAAAEQGLEIALDLAIQASPDHPWLKEHPGWFDWRPDGTIRYAENPPKKYEDIVNVDFYAKDAVPSLWTELRDTVQLWVDQGVKLFRVDNPHTKPFPFWEWLIADIRARHPEVVFLSEAFTKPKVMYRLAKVGFSQSYTYFTWRNTKWELEEYMREITTEAPKDFFRPHFFVNTHDINPDFLQNAPRSAYLIRAALAATLSGLWGVYNGFELCEGRPDAKRKEYADSEKYEIRAWDYDRPGHIKGEIAMLNRIRRDNPALHSHLGLTLLPAWNDNVMFFEKASAGRENVVLVGISLDPHHDQEADVEIPLWSWNLPDSASLPMEDLIANRAFTWTGKIQRLRFGPHLPFGIWRVR is encoded by the coding sequence ATGAATGCACATGCCCGTCCCGAAACCACCGCCCGCCTGACCCAGCCGCCCCGCATCTACTATATCCATCCGCTGCTCGTCGGCGGCCTGGACCAGTGGCGTGGCCTCTTCGATCACGCCCGCTCGCTCGGATTCGATACGGTGCTGACTGCGCCGCTCTATCCGCGCGGCGAAGGGGCCAGCGTCTTCGTCAGCCGCAGTCAGGATCGGCTCGACCCTGCCTACGGGCTGGGCGACGATCTCGAACGCGGAATGCTGAACCTCGCCGATGCCGCCCGCGCGGCCGGCGTCCGATTGATGATGGATTTCGTCGTCGACCGGATCGCCGAAGAGACCGGCGGCGCGCGACAGGCGCTCGATCCCCGAATTCCTCCGCTTCTCTCCGGCAGCCGTCCGCTCGCACCGATCGGCGAGGGGGAGGGCGTGACGCATCTGGCGGAGCGGCTGACGCGCCTCGCTTCTCTTGGCCTGAGCGGCGTGCGCTGCCTCGGCCTGGAGCAGGCCGATCCCGATGCCTGGCGTGCGCTGGTTGCCCGGGTGCGCAGTTCCGCGCCGGACTTCAGCCTCCTTGCCTGGACGCCGGGAACGGCCTTTGCAACCCGTGTGGCGCTGGCCGGGGCCGGCTTCGACGGATGTTTTTCCTCCTTTGCCTGGTGGGATCTGCAGGAGCGCTGGTTCCTAGAGGAAGCCGCAGTGCAAAACGCCTTTCCGCTGCAGATTGCCGCCCCCGAGGCGCCCTTTGCCAAGCGCGTGGCGCACGGAACGGAAAGCGCCGAGGTGCTGGAGCGCCGGGCGCGGCGCATGCTGCGTCTCTCTGCGCTCCTCGGCGGCGGGCTGATGGTACCGATGGGCTTCGAATTCGGGCTTGCCGCCCCGCTCGATCCGCTGTTCGGACAGGCCGAGGGCCTGCGCGGCCTGAAAGACCGCGGTGCCTTCGATCTTTCCGCGGAAATCCGCAGCGTCAACCAGATGCTCTCGGCCACGCGTCCCTTGCGCCGCCCGCCGCCGCAGCTGCTGACGGCCTCGCAATCCTCGGTTTCGGCACTGCTCATAGGCGACAAGCCGGACCTTCGCCTCGCCGAACAGGTACAGATCGTGTTGTACAACCGCGATCTGCGCAACAGCGCCCGCGTGCCGTTCAACGCGTTGCGCGAGGCTGCGGCCGCCTTTCTTCCGCTCGTGTCTGCCGATGATCCGTCGCTGACGCTGGATGCCGATCTGCGTTTGCCGCCCGGTGCCGTTCGGGTCTCCGAAGGGCGGGCTTCGCGCGCCATCCGGCTGGAGGGTTTCGCTGTCGACGCGACGCAGGCGGCCGCGTCCCCGCGGCTTGCCATCGAGGCCGTGACACCCTCGGTCGACGACGGACGTTTTCCCGTCAAGCGCGTCGTCGGGGAGACTGTCCGTGTCGAGGCGGATATCTTCGGTGACGGCCATGATCCGCTTGCAGCCGCGCTGTTCTGGCGGGCGGCGGATGAGGCGGAATGGTCCGAGGTTGCGATGCAGCTGGTGGTCAACGACCGCTGGCGCGCGGAGTTTACGCCGCGGCGCATGGGCCGGCACGAATTCGTCGTCGAGGCCTGGCGCAACCCCTTCGCCATCTTCCGCTACGAGCTCGGCAAGAAGCACGAGGCGCGGCTCGACCTGACGCTCGAAAACCAGGAAGGCATCAACCTTGTCAGCCGTGCTGCGGCCGAAGGGCCGGCGGAGACGAAAGCGGCGCTCCTGGCTCTCGTTGCGAAACTGGAGGCGGCGGACGCGTCTGCTCGGACGAGCCTGCTGCTCTCGGCCGATGTCTCGGCGCTGATGGCACGCGCCGATCGGCGGCCGCATCGGGTCCGCTCGGCCGTGATTCCGCTCGATGCCGAGCGCAAGGCGGCAGCCTTTGCCAGTTGGTTCCAGGTCTTCCCGCGCTCGCAGAGCGGCGACGCCAATCGGCATGGCACCTTCGACGACGTGATCTCCCGCCTGCCGGCGATCCGCGAGATGGGCTTCGACGTCCTCTATTTTCCGCCAATCCACCCGATCGGCACCACGAACCGCAAGGGCCGCAACAACACGCTGACCCCCGGGCCGAACGATCCCGGCAGCCCCTATGCGATCGGCTCGGACGCTGGCGGGCACAAGGCCATCCATCCGGAGCTCGGCGATTTCGACGATTTCCGCCGGCTGGTCACCGCGGCGGCGGAGCAGGGCCTCGAGATCGCCCTCGACCTCGCCATCCAGGCCTCGCCCGACCATCCCTGGCTCAAGGAGCATCCCGGCTGGTTCGACTGGCGGCCGGACGGCACGATCCGCTATGCGGAAAACCCGCCCAAGAAATACGAAGACATCGTCAATGTCGATTTCTACGCAAAGGACGCCGTGCCCTCGCTCTGGACCGAGCTGCGCGACACCGTCCAGCTCTGGGTCGATCAGGGCGTCAAGCTCTTCCGCGTCGACAATCCGCACACCAAGCCGTTTCCCTTCTGGGAATGGCTGATCGCCGATATCCGCGCCCGGCACCCGGAGGTCGTCTTCCTCTCGGAGGCCTTCACCAAGCCGAAGGTCATGTACCGGCTGGCGAAAGTCGGGTTCTCGCAGTCCTACACCTACTTCACCTGGCGCAACACCAAGTGGGAGCTGGAGGAATACATGCGGGAGATCACGACCGAGGCGCCGAAGGACTTCTTCCGCCCGCACTTCTTCGTCAACACCCACGATATCAACCCGGATTTCCTGCAGAACGCGCCGCGCTCGGCCTATCTGATCCGCGCCGCGCTGGCCGCGACGCTGTCCGGGCTCTGGGGGGTCTATAACGGGTTCGAGCTGTGCGAAGGCCGCCCCGATGCCAAGCGCAAGGAATATGCCGACAGCGAGAAATACGAGATCCGCGCCTGGGACTATGACCGGCCGGGCCATATCAAGGGCGAGATCGCGATGCTCAACCGCATCCGGCGCGACAATCCGGCCCTTCACTCGCATCTCGGCCTGACCTTGCTGCCGGCTTGGAACGACAATGTGATGTTCTTCGAGAAGGCGAGCGCCGGTCGGGAGAATGTCGTGCTGGTCGGCATCAGCCTCGATCCGCATCACGACCAGGAAGCCGATGTCGAGATCCCGCTCTGGTCGTGGAACCTTCCGGACAGTGCATCCCTTCCCATGGAAGATTTGATCGCCAACCGCGCCTTCACCTGGACAGGAAAAATCCAGCGCCTGCGCTTCGGCCCGCACCTGCCGTTCGGCATTTGGCGCGTGAGATGA
- the treS gene encoding maltose alpha-D-glucosyltransferase produces MDATTAESRAENEPHAETAGPDVTATEQMDPLWFKDAIIYQLHIKSFCDGNGDGIGDFQGLLGKIDHIASLGATAIWVLPFFPSPRRDDGYDIADYGNVSPDYGTMDDFRAFVAAAHERGLKVIIELVINHTSDQHPWFQRARTAPIGSPERDFYVWSDTDQKFPETRIIFLDTEKSNWTWDPVAGQYYWHRFYSHQPDLNFDNPLVMEELLSVMRFWLETGIDGFRLDAIPYLVEREGTNNENLPETHDILKRIRAALDASHPGRMLLAEANQWPEDTNEYFGDGDECHMAFHFPLMPRMYMAIAKEDRFPITDIMRQTPEIPENCQWAIFLRNHDELTLEMVTDAERDYLWNTYAADRRARINLGIRRRLAPLMERDRRRVELMNALLLSMPGTPVLYYGDEIGMGDNIYLGDRDGVRTPMQWSPDRNGGFSRADPARLVLPPIMDPLYGYEAVNVEAQSADAHSLLNWTRRMLALRGRHTAFGRGSLKFINAGNRKILTYLREYDGETILCVFNLSRLPQAVELDLSAFEGRVPIELTGMSPFPPIGQLTYLLTLPPYGFFWFQLVAEADGPVWRTDPPEQLPDFVTMVMRRDLLEVVEEPRLAGVLSRDVLPTYLEKRRWFGSKGERLKRAEVVAATPMGFPHNVLLGELEAEMDGHTETYLLPLAVAWDETQPPALAQQLALARIRQGRRVGFLTDGFAMESFARGVIKGLCERATISGRNGTLEFLGTDQLDCMAVTDDMPVRWLSAEQSNSSLIVGDLAMVKLIRHIFPGIHPEVEMTRYLTEVGYQNTAPLLGEVARTNADGVRTTLIIIQGAIRNQGDAWNWMLTNLRRALDEVLLAEGEVDGSAENFRPLVDFAGMVGKRLGELHVALSRPTEDEAFAPVTAGQAEIESWRETILAQVTDSLQILSDARSKLEPEVAQAADALLARRDAAMAIVADLARSAEGTLMTRNHGDFHLGQVLVAESDAFVIDFEGEPARDLSERRAKTNPLRDVAGLLRSLGYLAATAELDVEGVGDPGDPRRPGLIRDFTWTAHQSFLRNYFEATSASEALALTEDQRVRILDLFLLEKAAYEIAYEARNRPKWLPIPLEGFATIVHRLSEPTENA; encoded by the coding sequence ATGGATGCAACGACCGCCGAGAGCCGGGCCGAGAACGAACCCCATGCCGAAACGGCCGGCCCGGACGTGACGGCGACCGAGCAAATGGACCCGCTCTGGTTCAAGGATGCGATCATCTACCAGCTGCACATCAAGTCGTTCTGCGACGGCAATGGCGACGGCATCGGCGACTTCCAGGGCCTGCTCGGCAAGATCGACCATATCGCCTCGCTTGGCGCGACCGCGATCTGGGTTCTGCCCTTCTTCCCGTCGCCGCGCCGCGATGATGGCTATGACATCGCCGATTACGGCAATGTCAGCCCCGACTACGGGACGATGGACGATTTCCGCGCCTTCGTGGCCGCTGCGCATGAGCGGGGCCTGAAGGTCATCATCGAGCTCGTCATCAACCACACCTCCGACCAGCACCCCTGGTTCCAGCGCGCGCGCACTGCGCCGATCGGCTCGCCGGAGCGCGACTTCTACGTCTGGTCGGATACGGATCAGAAGTTTCCCGAAACCCGGATCATCTTCCTCGATACGGAAAAGTCGAACTGGACGTGGGATCCGGTCGCCGGCCAGTACTACTGGCACCGCTTCTACTCCCACCAGCCGGATCTCAACTTCGACAATCCGCTGGTCATGGAAGAGCTGCTCTCCGTGATGCGCTTCTGGCTGGAGACAGGGATCGACGGATTCCGCCTGGACGCGATCCCCTATCTCGTCGAGCGGGAAGGGACGAACAACGAGAACCTGCCGGAAACCCATGACATTCTGAAGCGCATCCGTGCCGCGCTCGATGCCAGCCATCCGGGCCGCATGCTGCTGGCAGAAGCCAATCAGTGGCCGGAGGACACGAACGAATACTTCGGCGACGGCGACGAATGCCACATGGCCTTCCACTTCCCACTGATGCCGCGCATGTACATGGCGATCGCCAAGGAAGACCGCTTCCCGATCACCGACATCATGCGCCAGACGCCGGAGATCCCGGAAAATTGCCAGTGGGCGATCTTCCTGCGCAATCATGACGAGCTGACGCTCGAAATGGTCACCGACGCCGAGCGCGACTATCTCTGGAACACCTATGCCGCCGACCGGCGGGCCCGCATCAATCTCGGCATCCGCCGGCGGCTTGCGCCCTTGATGGAGCGCGACCGGCGCCGCGTCGAGCTGATGAACGCGCTGCTGCTCTCCATGCCCGGCACGCCCGTTCTCTATTACGGCGACGAGATCGGCATGGGGGACAATATCTACCTCGGCGACCGCGATGGCGTGCGCACGCCGATGCAATGGTCGCCGGACCGCAATGGCGGCTTCTCGCGCGCCGACCCGGCCCGCCTCGTGCTGCCGCCGATCATGGACCCCCTCTATGGCTATGAGGCGGTCAATGTCGAGGCGCAGTCGGCCGATGCCCACTCGCTGCTCAATTGGACCCGGCGGATGCTGGCGCTGCGCGGCCGCCATACGGCCTTCGGGCGCGGCTCGCTCAAATTCATCAATGCCGGCAACCGCAAGATCCTGACCTATCTGCGCGAATATGACGGCGAGACGATCCTCTGCGTCTTCAACCTCTCGCGCCTGCCGCAGGCCGTCGAGCTGGATCTTTCGGCCTTCGAAGGTCGCGTTCCGATCGAACTGACCGGCATGTCGCCGTTCCCGCCGATCGGCCAGCTCACCTATCTCCTGACCTTACCGCCCTATGGCTTCTTCTGGTTCCAGCTGGTGGCGGAAGCCGATGGTCCGGTCTGGCGCACCGATCCGCCGGAGCAGCTCCCCGATTTCGTGACCATGGTCATGAGGAGAGATCTCCTGGAGGTGGTCGAGGAGCCGCGGCTGGCCGGCGTGCTGTCGCGTGATGTCTTGCCGACCTATCTCGAGAAGCGCCGCTGGTTCGGCTCCAAGGGCGAGCGGTTGAAGCGCGCCGAGGTGGTGGCGGCGACGCCCATGGGCTTTCCGCACAATGTCCTGCTCGGCGAGCTGGAAGCGGAGATGGACGGGCATACCGAGACCTATCTCCTGCCGCTTGCCGTCGCCTGGGACGAGACGCAGCCGCCGGCACTCGCCCAGCAACTGGCGCTCGCCCGTATCCGCCAGGGTCGCCGCGTCGGCTTCCTCACCGATGGTTTCGCGATGGAGAGTTTCGCGCGCGGTGTCATCAAAGGGCTCTGCGAACGCGCCACGATCTCGGGGCGCAACGGCACGCTGGAGTTTCTCGGCACCGACCAGCTCGATTGCATGGCGGTGACCGACGACATGCCGGTGCGCTGGCTCTCGGCCGAACAGTCGAACAGCTCGCTGATCGTCGGCGATCTCGCCATGGTCAAGCTCATCCGCCACATCTTCCCCGGCATCCATCCGGAAGTGGAGATGACCCGCTATCTGACCGAAGTCGGCTATCAGAACACCGCGCCGCTGCTCGGCGAAGTCGCGCGGACCAATGCCGATGGCGTCCGCACGACCCTGATCATCATCCAGGGCGCGATCCGCAACCAGGGCGATGCGTGGAACTGGATGCTCACCAATCTGCGCCGCGCGCTCGACGAAGTGTTGCTCGCCGAGGGCGAGGTGGATGGCAGCGCGGAAAACTTCCGCCCGCTCGTCGATTTCGCCGGCATGGTGGGCAAGCGGCTCGGCGAACTGCATGTGGCGCTGAGCCGCCCGACCGAGGACGAGGCCTTCGCGCCGGTGACGGCGGGGCAAGCCGAGATCGAGAGCTGGCGCGAAACGATCCTGGCGCAGGTCACCGACAGCCTGCAGATCCTCTCCGACGCACGGTCCAAGCTGGAGCCGGAGGTGGCGCAGGCCGCCGATGCGCTGCTGGCGCGCCGCGACGCGGCAATGGCCATCGTTGCGGATCTGGCCAGGTCCGCTGAGGGCACGCTGATGACCCGCAACCATGGCGATTTCCACCTCGGCCAGGTTCTGGTGGCGGAATCCGACGCCTTCGTCATCGACTTCGAAGGCGAACCCGCCCGCGATCTGTCGGAGCGCCGCGCCAAGACCAATCCGCTGCGCGATGTGGCGGGTCTCCTGCGCTCGCTCGGCTACCTCGCGGCGACCGCCGAACTCGACGTCGAGGGCGTCGGCGATCCGGGTGACCCGCGCCGGCCGGGGCTGATCCGCGACTTCACCTGGACGGCGCACCAGTCGTTCCTGCGCAATTACTTCGAGGCGACCTCCGCCTCCGAAGCGCTGGCGCTGACGGAAGACCAGCGGGTCCGCATCCTCGATCTCTTCCTCCTCGAAAAGGCGGCCTACGAGATTGCCTACGAGGCCCGCAACCGGCCGAAATGGCTGCCGATCCCGCTCGAGGGCTTCGCCACCATCGTCCACAGATTGTCGGAGCCGACAGAGAATGCTTGA